The following are encoded together in the Neomonachus schauinslandi chromosome X, ASM220157v2, whole genome shotgun sequence genome:
- the LOC110585709 gene encoding 60S ribosomal protein L36a yields the protein MVILADSHEQERPEASYILPFPARPLSFRVDSAPANMVNVPKTRRTFCKKCGKHQPHKVTQYKKGKDSLYAQGKRRYDRKQSGYGGQTKPIFRKKAKTTKKIVLRLECVEPNCRSKRMLAIKRCKHFELGGDKKRKGQVIQF from the exons ATGGTCATTCTCGCCGACTCCCATGAGCAAGAGCGACCAGAAGCCTCCTATATACTTCCATTTCCGGCCCGGCCTCTTTCTTTCCGTGTCGATAGCGCTCCCGCAAACATG GTGAACGTTCCTAAAACCCGCCGGACTTTCTGCAAGAAGTGTGGCAAGCACCAGCCCCACAAAGTGACACAGTACAAGAAGGGCAAAGATTCTCTTTATGCCCAGG GAAAGCGGCGTTATGACAGGAAGCAGAGTGGCTATGGTGGGCAGACTAAGCCGATTTTCCGGAAAAAG gcTAAAACTACAAAGAAGATTGTACTGAGGCTTGAATGTGTTGAGCCCAATTGCAGATCTAAGAGAATGCTGGCTATTAAGAGATGCAAGCATTTTGAACTGGGAGGAGATAAGAAGAGAAAG GGCCAAGTGATCCAGTTCTAA